The Astatotilapia calliptera unplaced genomic scaffold, fAstCal1.2 U_scaffold_137, whole genome shotgun sequence genome contains a region encoding:
- the LOC113017495 gene encoding uncharacterized protein LOC113017495 produces the protein MEASKGIYKPIRVLFNTPIYNTAVEICWYLPGYRAQIAMMMEFLRLQKENQIPSSLTAEDMGDLLVERSKETVREQLWEFELEGLEETEAKPLLKLVWAVNTINKMRDIEFQARMLLEFPEAIPPKFQTPKLLSNVRKYIDLLKERQQDAQTSKLFTATDVVIEVVPRVLHGFWKLPSYPLLNMSSQKLSILSTSVTKATLDRVSKSLLTTENQAIFSRSIRDDMVQSILSEVREKYSEKILLSHIANFAPGLLRAISDVAKTSICQIFQPPCESPVVSDVLPTKEPHPEGLLKSDVLPTSEPPVESSRIADIFSTHEPPSKSSTKADVLPAKEPAHENLLKSDVVPTKRTKRT, from the exons ATGGAAGCCAGTAAAGGGATCTACAAACCCATCAGG GTGCTGTTCAACACACCCATATATAACACAGCTGTGGAGATCTGCTGGTATCTACCAGGTTACAGGGCTCAG attgcaATGATGATGGAATTCCTcagacttcagaaggaaaaccAAATACCATCAAGCCTCACTGCAGAAGATATGGGAGATCTTTTGGTGGAGAGGAGCAAAGAGACAGTCAGAGAGCA aCTTTGGGAGTTTGAATTGGAGGGTTTGGAAGAAACAGAAGCCAAACCTCTTCTGAAACTG GTGTGGGCAgtgaacacaataaataaaatgagggACATCGAGTTTCAAGCCCGGATGCTGCTGGAATTTCCAGAGGCCATACCTCCTAAATTTCA AACACCTAAGCTCCTCAGCAATGTCAGGAAGTACATTGACCTCCTTAAAGAGAGGCAGCAGGACGcacaaacctccaaactgttcactgcaacagacgTGGTGATAGAGGTGGTTCCCCGTGTCCTGCATGGCTTCTGGAAGCTTCCTTCTTACCCCCTACTGAACATGTCCTCCCAAAAATTGAGCATCCTCTCCACCAGTGTGACAAAGGCCACTTTGGATCGAGTGTCCAAATCTCTCCTAACAACGGAAAACCAGGCCATCTTCTCAAGGTCCATCAGAGATGACATGGTGCAAAGTATCCTGTCTGAAGTCAGAGAGAAATATTCAGAAAAGATTCTGCTGAGCCACATTGCAAACTTTGCACCAGGACTACTCAGGGCAATTTCTGATGTAGCAAAGACGAGCATATGCCAGATCTTCCAGCCCCCTTGTGAAAGTCCAGTAGTGTCTGATGTTCTTCCAACTAAAGAACCTCATCCTGAAGGTCTGCTGAAGTCAGATGTTCTTCCTACTTCCGAACCTCCAGTTGAAAGTTCACGAATTGCTGATATTTTTTCCACTCACGAACCTCCTTCCAAAAGTTCAACAAAGGCTGATGTTCTTCCAGCTAAAGAACCTGCTCATGAAAATCTGCTGAAGTCAGATGTTGTTCCTACTAAAAGAACCAAAAGGACCTGA